Proteins co-encoded in one Melioribacteraceae bacterium genomic window:
- the tuf gene encoding elongation factor Tu: MAKEKFDRSKPHVNIGTIGHVDHGKTTLTAAITMALALKGLSQIRTFDSIDNAPEERERGITIATAHVEYSTENRHYAHVDCPGHADYVKNMITGAAQMDGAILVVAATDGPMPQTREHILLARQVGVPRIVVFLNKVDMMDDPELIDLVEMELRELLTKYEFPGNDIPIIRGSALKALEAGSSNAPTTDERYNCIWELMKAVDEYVPVPQRDADKPFLMPVEDVFSITGRGTVATGRVERGTLKLNEEVELIGLGIHKKTVVTGIEMFRKELDSAMAGDNAGLLLRGVDKTEIERGMVLAKTGSITPHKKFEGKVYILSKEEGGRHTPFFNGYRPQFYFRTTDVTGIATLPEGTEMVMPGDNVQLKIDLISEIAMEEGLKFAIREGGRTVGAGFVTKIIE, translated from the coding sequence ATGGCAAAAGAAAAATTTGATCGTAGTAAACCTCACGTCAATATCGGTACGATCGGACACGTAGACCATGGCAAAACTACTCTTACTGCAGCCATCACCATGGCATTAGCTTTAAAAGGTCTTTCACAAATTAGAACTTTCGATAGTATTGATAATGCTCCTGAAGAAAGAGAAAGAGGTATTACAATTGCTACTGCTCACGTTGAATATTCAACTGAGAATAGACATTATGCTCACGTTGACTGTCCTGGTCACGCTGACTATGTTAAAAACATGATTACAGGTGCTGCTCAGATGGACGGCGCTATTTTAGTAGTTGCTGCTACCGACGGCCCTATGCCTCAGACAAGAGAACACATTCTTCTTGCCCGCCAGGTAGGTGTGCCAAGAATCGTTGTTTTCTTGAATAAAGTTGATATGATGGATGATCCTGAATTGATCGACCTCGTTGAAATGGAATTAAGAGAATTGCTTACTAAATATGAATTCCCTGGTAATGATATTCCGATTATCCGTGGTTCTGCATTAAAAGCTCTCGAAGCTGGTTCTTCTAATGCTCCTACTACAGACGAAAGATATAACTGTATCTGGGAACTCATGAAAGCCGTTGATGAATATGTTCCGGTTCCGCAGCGTGATGCTGATAAACCTTTCTTGATGCCTGTTGAAGACGTATTCTCTATTACCGGTCGCGGTACTGTTGCTACTGGTAGAGTTGAAAGAGGTACTCTTAAATTGAACGAAGAAGTTGAACTTATCGGTCTCGGTATCCATAAGAAAACCGTTGTTACCGGTATCGAAATGTTCCGTAAAGAATTAGACTCCGCTATGGCTGGCGATAACGCCGGACTTTTACTTCGCGGTGTAGACAAAACTGAAATTGAAAGAGGAATGGTTCTTGCAAAAACCGGTTCTATTACTCCTCATAAGAAATTTGAAGGCAAAGTTTATATCCTTTCAAAAGAAGAAGGCGGACGTCATACCCCGTTCTTCAACGGATATAGACCGCAGTTCTACTTCAGAACAACCGACGTTACCGGTATTGCTACTTTACCCGAAGGTACCGAAATGGTTATGCCTGGCGATAACGTTCAGCTTAAGATTGATCTTATCTCTGAAATCGCTATGGAAGAAGGTCTCAAATTCGCTATCCGCGAAGGCGGCAGAACTGTTGGTGCTGGTTTCGTAACTAAGATTATTGAATAG
- the rpsS gene encoding 30S ribosomal protein S19: MPRSVKKGPFISVKLLEKVRKLNETNQKKIIKTWSRASTISPEFVGHTIAVHNGNKMIPVYISENMVGHKLGEFAPTRIFRGHPGTKAEKASKVK, encoded by the coding sequence ATGCCAAGATCAGTTAAAAAAGGTCCTTTTATTAGTGTTAAACTACTGGAAAAAGTTAGAAAACTTAACGAGACTAATCAGAAAAAAATAATTAAAACCTGGTCTCGTGCAAGTACTATCTCTCCGGAATTTGTAGGACATACAATTGCAGTTCATAATGGAAATAAAATGATTCCCGTTTATATTTCTGAAAATATGGTCGGTCATAAACTAGGCGAGTTTGCACCAACCCGTATCTTCAGAGGTCATCCGGGTACTAAAGCAGAAAAAGCATCTAAAGTAAAGTGA
- the rpsG gene encoding 30S ribosomal protein S7: MRKKRAEKRYLKPDPKFNEILVSKLINYLTWHGKKSTTRSMVYDSFSLIEQKTKKPAMEVFKKAIQNVQPLVEVRSRRVGGATYQVPMEVRPERRTALALRWIRVYSRERKDKSMAAKLAAELMAAANGEGNSVKKKDDTHRMAEANKAFAHFKW, encoded by the coding sequence ATGAGAAAGAAAAGAGCAGAAAAAAGATATCTTAAACCGGATCCAAAGTTTAATGAGATTCTGGTTTCCAAATTGATAAATTATCTTACCTGGCATGGTAAAAAATCTACCACTAGAAGCATGGTTTACGATAGCTTTTCTTTGATTGAACAGAAAACTAAAAAACCTGCTATGGAAGTTTTCAAAAAGGCAATCCAGAATGTTCAGCCGCTTGTTGAGGTTAGAAGCCGTCGTGTTGGCGGTGCAACATATCAGGTACCGATGGAAGTGCGTCCTGAAAGACGAACTGCGTTGGCTTTACGTTGGATCAGAGTTTATTCAAGAGAAAGAAAAGATAAATCGATGGCTGCAAAACTTGCTGCGGAATTAATGGCTGCTGCAAATGGTGAAGGTAACTCAGTTAAAAAGAAAGATGATACTCATAGAATGGCAGAAGCAAACAAAGCTTTTGCCCACTTTAAATGGTAG
- the rplD gene encoding 50S ribosomal protein L4 has translation MKLEVLKTDGTKSGEKVELSKDIFEIEPNDHVLYLAVKAFLANQRQGTHKAKEKHEVSGGGKKPWRQKGRGGARAGSSRSPLWVGGGSIFGPKPRDYRQKLNKKVVSLARKSALSYKAKANQIVVVEDFNFDSPKTKEFSKILNSLQLKGKKTLLLTNGTLENVYKSGRNIDRVNILEANKASAYDLLNNQILVLQKSAVNLLESTFN, from the coding sequence ATGAAATTAGAAGTCCTTAAAACTGACGGTACAAAATCTGGCGAGAAAGTAGAACTCTCCAAAGATATTTTTGAAATAGAACCTAATGATCACGTCCTTTATCTGGCCGTTAAAGCTTTTCTTGCTAATCAGAGACAGGGTACTCATAAAGCTAAAGAAAAACACGAGGTTAGTGGCGGTGGTAAAAAACCCTGGAGACAAAAAGGCCGTGGTGGTGCAAGAGCTGGATCTTCAAGATCACCTCTCTGGGTTGGAGGCGGATCTATTTTTGGCCCTAAACCGAGAGATTATAGGCAGAAACTGAATAAAAAAGTTGTCTCGCTTGCAAGAAAATCTGCTCTATCCTATAAAGCTAAAGCAAATCAGATTGTTGTTGTTGAGGATTTTAATTTCGACAGTCCGAAGACTAAAGAATTCTCGAAAATTCTGAACTCGTTGCAGCTTAAAGGTAAAAAAACTTTGCTGCTTACGAACGGTACATTGGAAAACGTCTACAAATCTGGCAGAAATATCGATCGTGTAAATATACTTGAAGCAAATAAAGCTTCGGCCTACGATCTGCTTAATAATCAGATCCTTGTTTTACAGAAAAGCGCAGTTAACCTTTTAGAAAGTACATTTAATTAA
- the rplC gene encoding 50S ribosomal protein L3, with the protein MPGLLAKKLGMTNIYSEDGQIIPVTILEAGPCKVYSVKTKDKDGYSSIQLGFGEKKEKKVSKPQVAVFKKLGFPAPMHLKEFRNFEADQFKVGDDVKADLFQVGDKVKVSGKSKGKGFQGVIKRHGFGGVGGATHGQSDRVRAPGSIGASSYPSRVFKGQRMAGRKGYENVTTRNLKVVKILVDKNIIMVKGAVPGSVNSIVEINK; encoded by the coding sequence ATGCCTGGTCTGTTAGCAAAAAAATTAGGAATGACTAATATATACTCCGAAGACGGTCAAATTATTCCGGTTACTATTCTAGAAGCCGGCCCTTGCAAAGTCTATTCGGTTAAAACTAAGGATAAAGACGGTTACTCTTCTATTCAATTGGGTTTCGGTGAAAAGAAAGAGAAAAAAGTTAGTAAACCTCAGGTTGCCGTTTTCAAAAAACTCGGATTCCCGGCTCCTATGCATCTTAAGGAATTCAGAAACTTCGAAGCTGATCAGTTCAAAGTCGGTGATGATGTTAAAGCCGATCTTTTTCAGGTCGGTGATAAAGTAAAGGTTTCTGGTAAGAGCAAAGGAAAAGGCTTCCAGGGTGTTATTAAAAGACATGGATTCGGCGGTGTTGGCGGCGCTACTCACGGTCAAAGCGACCGAGTAAGAGCTCCCGGTTCAATCGGAGCGAGCTCATATCCTTCAAGAGTTTTTAAAGGTCAGAGAATGGCCGGTAGAAAAGGATATGAAAATGTAACCACCAGAAATCTTAAAGTTGTTAAAATTCTTGTTGATAAAAATATTATAATGGTTAAAGGAGCGGTTCCAGGCTCTGTAAATTCAATTGTTGAAATAAATAAATAG
- the rpsC gene encoding 30S ribosomal protein S3, with protein sequence MGQKTNPIGLRVGVIKGWESNWYENKSYAPKLIEDKKLRTYVRKRLQNAGISSIKIDRTSKNIILTIHTSRPGVVIGKSGKEIAQIEEELKKLTDKEVKIQITEIKRPELDAYLVAENIAKQIEGRISFRRAMKSAITSAMRMGAEGIRVMCAGRLGGAEMARTEQYKEGRIPLHTLRADIDYAHGRAETIYGSIGIKVWICRGEILGRRSTE encoded by the coding sequence TTGGGTCAGAAGACTAATCCAATCGGTTTAAGAGTTGGAGTTATTAAAGGATGGGAATCGAACTGGTACGAAAACAAAAGTTACGCACCTAAACTCATCGAAGACAAAAAATTAAGAACCTATGTTCGTAAAAGATTGCAGAATGCCGGAATCTCTTCTATCAAGATCGATAGAACCTCCAAAAACATTATTCTTACTATTCATACTTCCAGACCCGGAGTTGTAATCGGTAAGAGCGGTAAAGAGATTGCTCAGATCGAAGAGGAATTGAAAAAATTAACCGATAAGGAAGTGAAAATCCAGATCACTGAAATTAAAAGACCCGAACTGGATGCCTATCTTGTTGCCGAGAATATTGCTAAGCAGATTGAAGGAAGAATCTCTTTTAGAAGAGCAATGAAATCTGCTATTACCTCCGCAATGAGAATGGGAGCCGAAGGTATAAGAGTAATGTGTGCCGGCAGATTGGGCGGCGCTGAAATGGCACGTACCGAACAGTATAAGGAAGGCAGAATTCCGCTCCATACTCTCAGAGCTGATATCGATTACGCTCACGGTAGAGCTGAAACTATTTATGGTTCTATCGGAATTAAAGTCTGGATCTGCCGCGGTGAAATTTTAGGAAGACGTTCAACCGAATAA
- the rplB gene encoding 50S ribosomal protein L2 codes for MAIRKLKPNTPGTRFMSISSFNEITKTSPEKSLTVALKKSGGRNNLGRVTSRHRGGGHKRRYRIIDFKRDKKGVPAKVFSIEYDPNRTSRIALLNYVDGDKRYILAPDGLKVGDSVMSGPGSEIKVGNALPLKEIPLGSFVHNVEMKPGKGGQLGRSAGTSLQLMAREGKFAQLKMPSGEVRLVSVDCMATYGTVGNSDHENISLGKAGRSRWLGKRPHVRGVAMNPVDHPMGGGEGKTSGGGHPVSPWGQKAKGLKTRKKKNPTNKLIIKRRK; via the coding sequence ATGGCAATTAGAAAATTAAAACCAAATACACCTGGTACGAGATTTATGAGTATCTCATCTTTCAATGAGATTACTAAAACTTCTCCTGAAAAATCTTTAACTGTTGCTCTAAAGAAATCCGGCGGCAGAAATAATCTTGGAAGAGTTACTTCGCGTCATAGAGGCGGCGGGCATAAAAGAAGATATCGTATTATCGACTTTAAAAGAGATAAAAAAGGAGTACCCGCAAAAGTATTTTCTATTGAGTACGATCCTAACAGGACTTCAAGAATTGCACTGCTTAATTACGTTGACGGCGATAAAAGATATATCCTCGCCCCAGATGGTCTTAAAGTTGGCGATTCTGTTATGTCTGGACCCGGTTCAGAAATTAAAGTGGGTAATGCTCTTCCGTTGAAAGAAATTCCTCTCGGAAGCTTTGTTCACAATGTTGAAATGAAACCCGGTAAAGGCGGACAGCTCGGAAGATCTGCAGGAACCTCCTTACAGCTAATGGCTCGCGAAGGAAAATTTGCTCAGCTTAAAATGCCTTCAGGCGAAGTTCGATTGGTTAGTGTTGATTGTATGGCAACTTATGGAACGGTTGGCAATTCGGACCACGAAAATATCAGTCTCGGTAAAGCTGGTAGAAGCCGCTGGCTCGGAAAAAGACCTCACGTAAGAGGCGTTGCAATGAATCCCGTTGATCACCCGATGGGTGGTGGCGAAGGAAAAACTTCTGGCGGCGGACATCCTGTTTCACCTTGGGGACAGAAAGCCAAAGGCTTGAAAACTAGAAAGAAAAAGAATCCAACTAATAAACTTATTATTAAGAGAAGAAAATAA
- the rplW gene encoding 50S ribosomal protein L23: MKSILIRPLITEKMTGISEKHPNKYGFVVSVDANKIQIAKALKEKFNVDAVSVNTILYKGKERTQFTKRGRFTGRTPKFKKAIVTLKEGQTIDIFGQA, encoded by the coding sequence ATGAAAAGTATTTTAATTCGGCCTTTAATTACTGAAAAAATGACGGGTATTAGCGAGAAGCATCCTAATAAATACGGCTTTGTTGTCTCCGTTGATGCAAATAAAATTCAGATTGCTAAAGCGCTTAAAGAAAAATTTAATGTTGATGCTGTCTCTGTTAATACTATCCTCTATAAAGGGAAAGAAAGAACTCAGTTTACTAAAAGAGGCCGCTTTACAGGAAGAACACCGAAATTTAAAAAAGCTATTGTTACACTTAAAGAAGGTCAAACCATCGACATCTTCGGTCAGGCTTAA
- the rpsJ gene encoding 30S ribosomal protein S10 translates to MPGQKIRIKLKSYDHILIDKSTEKIIKTVKSTGAVVSGPIPLPTRRTVFTVLRSPHVDKKSREQFEIRAHKRIIDIHNSNNKTVDALSKLEIPAGVDIEIKL, encoded by the coding sequence GTGCCCGGTCAAAAAATTAGAATTAAGCTTAAGTCGTACGATCATATTTTGATTGATAAATCAACTGAAAAAATTATTAAAACCGTGAAAAGTACCGGAGCTGTTGTTTCCGGACCTATTCCTCTTCCAACACGAAGAACGGTCTTCACTGTTTTAAGATCTCCTCACGTTGATAAAAAATCCAGAGAACAATTTGAGATAAGGGCTCATAAAAGAATTATTGATATCCACAACTCTAATAATAAAACTGTTGACGCTCTGAGCAAATTGGAAATACCTGCTGGCGTCGATATTGAGATTAAGTTATAG
- the rplV gene encoding 50S ribosomal protein L22 has protein sequence MEAKATHKYIGSSPRKMRLVIDLIRGKSVDQAIEILHFSPKHSSKPAEKVLRSAVSNLMNKDEGSKKEVSDLFVKEAFVNQGPTLKRISAAPMGRAYRIRKRSNHLTIVVATKK, from the coding sequence ATGGAAGCTAAAGCGACACACAAATATATCGGATCATCGCCAAGAAAGATGAGATTGGTTATCGATTTGATTAGAGGAAAATCTGTTGATCAGGCAATTGAGATTCTTCACTTTTCTCCTAAGCACTCTTCGAAACCGGCCGAAAAAGTATTGAGATCTGCTGTTTCGAATCTTATGAATAAAGATGAAGGCTCTAAAAAAGAAGTATCCGACCTGTTTGTTAAAGAAGCGTTCGTTAATCAGGGTCCTACTTTGAAAAGGATCTCCGCTGCTCCTATGGGCAGAGCTTATAGAATTAGAAAAAGATCTAATCATTTAACTATTGTTGTTGCAACAAAAAAGTAA
- the rpsL gene encoding 30S ribosomal protein S12 has product MPTINQLVRKGRVVVTSKNKAPALDACPQKRGVCTRVYTTTPKKPNSALRKVARVRLTNHIEVTAYIPGEGHNLQEHSIVLIRGGRVKDLPGVRYHIIRGTLDTGGVEDRKKGRSKYGTKKPKAK; this is encoded by the coding sequence GTGCCAACGATAAATCAGTTGGTTAGAAAAGGTAGAGTAGTAGTTACTTCAAAGAATAAAGCACCTGCTTTAGATGCTTGCCCGCAGAAAAGAGGTGTTTGTACTAGAGTTTATACAACTACTCCAAAGAAACCTAACTCTGCACTTAGAAAAGTTGCAAGAGTTAGATTAACTAATCATATTGAGGTTACTGCTTATATCCCTGGTGAAGGGCATAATCTCCAGGAACACTCTATTGTCCTTATTAGAGGTGGAAGAGTTAAAGACCTTCCTGGCGTTAGATATCATATTATTAGAGGTACGCTCGATACTGGTGGAGTAGAAGATAGAAAAAAAGGAAGATCTAAGTACGGAACTAAAAAACCAAAAGCTAAATAA
- the fusA gene encoding elongation factor G — protein sequence MSNKRVDIAKVRNIGIMAHIDAGKTTTTERILYYTGKLHRMGEVHDGAATMDWMEQEKERGITITSAATTTSWRDHQINIIDTPGHVDFTVEVERSLRVLDGAIALFCAVGGVEPQSETVWRQADKYGVPRIAFVNKMDRVGADFYNAVSMMKEKLGANAVPITLPVGDGELFTGFIDLMSMKARMFHDDTMGTTFEDVDIPSDLLPTAQKFRTQMLEAVSDVDDTLLEKYLEGKEISEEEIRPVLRAATIQLKIIPVLCGSSFKNKGVQKLLDAVVDFLPSPADLGNLVAHHVHKNDHVERKMDPSEKFAALAFKIMTDPYVGKLTFIRVYSGVLKAGSYVLNSVSDKKERVGRVLQMHANHREDMDEIRSGDIAAIVGLKYTRTGDTLCTEEDAIILERMAFPEPVIQIAIEPKTKADQDKLSESLAKLSDEDPTFKVKVDDETGQTLISGMGELHLEILVDRMKREFKVEANVGKPQVAYRETITKSVQAEGKFVKQTGGRGKYGHVWLELSPNEPGKGFEFENAIVGGSVPKEYINPIVNGLHDAMRNGVLAGFPVVDVKVKLFDGSYHDVDSDEISFKVAASIGFKNGALKANPILLEPMMSVEVITPEEYLGDVMGDLNSRRGKIEGFNSRKDAQVIKALVPLAQMFGYATTLRSMTQGRAIYSMQFSHYSEVPKSVAEEITEKSQSGKVSKSA from the coding sequence ATGTCTAATAAACGTGTAGATATTGCAAAAGTAAGAAATATTGGTATTATGGCCCATATCGATGCCGGTAAAACTACTACTACCGAACGCATTCTCTATTATACCGGCAAATTGCACAGAATGGGCGAAGTACATGATGGCGCGGCTACAATGGATTGGATGGAACAGGAAAAAGAAAGAGGTATTACAATTACTAGTGCTGCTACCACTACTTCCTGGAGAGATCATCAAATTAATATCATTGATACTCCTGGACATGTGGATTTTACCGTTGAAGTCGAACGCTCACTAAGAGTTCTGGACGGAGCTATCGCTCTCTTCTGTGCCGTGGGTGGTGTCGAACCTCAGTCTGAAACCGTTTGGCGTCAGGCTGATAAATATGGTGTTCCAAGAATTGCTTTCGTAAATAAAATGGATCGGGTTGGTGCTGATTTTTATAATGCTGTTAGTATGATGAAAGAAAAATTAGGCGCTAATGCTGTCCCGATTACTCTTCCTGTTGGCGATGGAGAATTATTTACCGGCTTTATTGATCTTATGTCAATGAAAGCTCGAATGTTTCATGACGATACTATGGGAACTACTTTCGAAGATGTTGATATCCCATCGGATCTTTTACCGACTGCCCAGAAATTTCGTACTCAGATGCTTGAAGCTGTATCCGATGTTGATGATACTTTGTTGGAAAAATATCTCGAAGGAAAAGAAATATCCGAAGAAGAGATTAGACCGGTTTTAAGAGCAGCTACTATTCAACTTAAAATTATTCCGGTTTTGTGTGGCTCTTCATTCAAAAATAAAGGGGTTCAGAAATTGTTGGATGCCGTAGTCGATTTCCTTCCTTCGCCTGCTGACCTTGGAAATTTGGTTGCGCATCATGTTCATAAAAATGATCACGTTGAAAGAAAGATGGATCCTAGTGAAAAATTCGCTGCTCTCGCCTTCAAAATTATGACGGATCCTTACGTTGGTAAGTTGACTTTTATAAGAGTCTATAGCGGTGTCCTGAAAGCCGGATCTTACGTTCTTAATTCAGTGAGCGATAAAAAAGAAAGAGTTGGACGCGTTCTTCAGATGCACGCCAATCATCGCGAGGATATGGATGAAATTAGATCTGGTGATATAGCTGCAATTGTTGGTCTTAAATATACAAGAACCGGTGATACTTTATGTACTGAAGAGGATGCTATTATTTTAGAAAGAATGGCTTTCCCTGAACCGGTAATCCAGATTGCTATTGAACCGAAAACAAAAGCTGATCAGGATAAATTATCGGAATCGCTTGCTAAACTTAGTGATGAAGACCCGACTTTTAAGGTGAAGGTTGATGATGAAACAGGGCAAACTTTGATTAGCGGAATGGGCGAACTTCATCTCGAAATCCTCGTTGATAGAATGAAACGCGAATTTAAAGTCGAAGCTAATGTTGGCAAACCTCAAGTAGCGTATAGAGAAACAATTACTAAAAGTGTTCAGGCCGAAGGTAAGTTTGTTAAACAAACCGGCGGACGTGGAAAATACGGTCACGTTTGGCTTGAACTTTCACCGAATGAACCTGGTAAAGGTTTCGAATTTGAAAATGCGATTGTTGGCGGCTCGGTTCCAAAAGAATATATTAATCCTATTGTAAATGGTTTACACGATGCTATGCGGAATGGCGTCTTAGCCGGATTCCCTGTTGTGGATGTTAAAGTTAAATTATTTGATGGTTCATACCACGATGTCGATTCAGACGAAATCTCTTTTAAAGTTGCTGCTTCTATTGGTTTTAAAAATGGTGCCCTGAAAGCAAATCCGATTTTGTTGGAACCGATGATGAGTGTCGAGGTTATTACTCCTGAAGAGTATCTTGGCGATGTTATGGGAGATCTGAATTCAAGAAGAGGAAAAATAGAAGGCTTTAATTCAAGAAAAGACGCTCAGGTTATTAAAGCGTTGGTCCCTCTTGCTCAAATGTTTGGCTATGCGACAACTTTGCGTTCTATGACTCAGGGTAGAGCCATTTATTCAATGCAGTTTTCACACTACTCTGAAGTACCGAAATCGGTTGCTGAAGAAATTACTGAAAAATCGCAGTCTGGTAAAGTATCTAAATCAGCTTAA